In the genome of Enterococcus hirae ATCC 9790, one region contains:
- the ahpF gene encoding alkyl hydroperoxide reductase subunit F, translating into MLDKETKQNLAQYLDLMEAPVVFSVSTDDTANSQQLFEFVNEVADMTDKITVEQKTLPRTPSFEINSLQKTSGITFAGIPLGHEFASFLLALLQVSGRPPKIADTLIQSILEINQPLHFESYVSLTCHNCPDVVQALNILAVLNPLITHTMIEGGMYQHEITEKQIMAVPTVFLNEKEFASGRMTIEQILGKIAGPNLMEQKEINTKELFDVLVIGGGPAASSAAIYAVRKGLRTGLVTDTLGGQVVETLGIENLIGTPYTEGPRLMKQVEEHLRSYPVDVMTNQQVVSLNKGADLFEINLKSGNQLKSKTTIVATGAHWRSINVPGEKEFKNKGIAYCPHCDGPLFAGKEIAVIGGGNSGIEAAIDLAGLAKHVYILEFLPTLKADQVLQDKLATLTNVTVILNAQTKEISGQTKVDSLSYIDRSTQEEHTIAVSGVFILIGLVPNTDWLVGTLELNDRGEIITDAHGATSEAGLYAAGDCTDSAYKQIIIAMGSGATAALGAFDYLMRKE; encoded by the coding sequence ATGTTAGATAAGGAAACGAAACAAAATTTAGCTCAATATCTTGATTTAATGGAAGCACCAGTTGTTTTTTCGGTTAGTACAGATGACACAGCCAATTCCCAACAACTATTCGAGTTTGTGAACGAAGTGGCAGATATGACTGATAAAATTACGGTTGAACAAAAGACGTTGCCACGTACCCCTAGCTTTGAAATCAATTCTTTACAAAAGACTAGCGGGATCACTTTCGCAGGTATTCCTTTAGGCCACGAGTTTGCATCTTTCCTCCTTGCTTTATTACAAGTAAGTGGACGACCACCTAAAATAGCTGATACTTTGATTCAATCCATTTTAGAAATTAATCAGCCTCTACATTTTGAGAGCTATGTCAGTTTAACCTGTCACAACTGCCCTGATGTTGTTCAAGCGTTAAACATTTTAGCGGTTTTGAATCCGTTGATCACCCATACGATGATCGAAGGTGGGATGTATCAGCATGAAATCACTGAAAAACAAATCATGGCCGTGCCAACCGTCTTTTTAAACGAAAAAGAATTTGCTAGTGGACGAATGACGATTGAACAAATTTTAGGAAAAATAGCTGGCCCGAATCTAATGGAACAAAAGGAAATCAATACAAAAGAATTATTTGACGTTCTAGTTATCGGTGGCGGTCCAGCAGCAAGCAGCGCAGCGATTTACGCAGTTAGAAAAGGCCTCCGTACTGGACTCGTAACTGATACACTTGGCGGTCAAGTCGTAGAAACGTTAGGCATCGAAAATCTAATCGGTACACCTTACACAGAAGGTCCACGATTGATGAAACAAGTCGAAGAACATTTACGGTCTTATCCTGTTGATGTTATGACAAATCAACAAGTTGTGTCACTAAACAAAGGAGCAGATCTCTTTGAAATCAATTTAAAAAGCGGCAATCAACTGAAATCAAAAACAACGATTGTTGCAACAGGAGCTCATTGGCGTTCCATCAATGTTCCTGGTGAAAAAGAATTTAAAAACAAAGGAATTGCCTATTGTCCTCATTGCGATGGTCCCCTCTTTGCCGGAAAAGAAATCGCAGTGATTGGTGGCGGAAATTCAGGGATTGAAGCTGCCATTGATTTAGCTGGGTTGGCGAAACATGTATATATTTTAGAGTTTCTTCCGACACTTAAAGCAGACCAAGTATTACAAGATAAACTAGCTACTTTAACAAATGTCACTGTCATTCTAAATGCCCAGACGAAAGAAATCAGTGGTCAGACAAAGGTTGATTCGTTGAGTTATATCGACCGTTCCACCCAGGAAGAACACACAATAGCTGTTTCAGGTGTGTTTATTCTGATCGGTTTGGTTCCTAATACGGATTGGTTAGTTGGAACACTTGAGTTAAATGATCGAGGAGAAATCATCACTGATGCCCATGGTGCTACCAGTGAAGCAGGACTTTACGCTGCTGGTGATTGCACAGATAGTGCTTATAAACAGATCATTATTGCTATGGGATCAGGAGCTACAGCAGCCCTTGGTGCATTTGACTATTTGATGAGAAAAGAATAA